In the genome of Yersinia enterocolitica, the window GTGTTGGGTATTGCCGATCAGGAATGGCAAAGCATCGTAAACCCCTTGAGCATCCTCATTTTCCAACCCGGAGCGCATTGAACGGTATGTTCCCACGCCGAGGAATAGGGCATCGAAATCACTAAGCAGGCTCTCCATGGTGATATCCCGCCCAATCTCGGTATTTAGGCAGAACTCGACACCCATCTCGCTAAAAATCTCACGCCGACGGGTCATCACACCTTTCTCTAATTTGAATGCCGGAATACCAAAGGTTAACAAACCACCGATTTCGGGATAACGATCAAACACCACCGGTGTAATGCCGTTACGGACCAGAATATCCGCACACCCTAACCCCGCAGGCCCTGCACCGATGATAGCAACACGTTTACCCGTGGGTTTGACTTGCGACATATCCGGCCGCCAGCCGGTGGCTAATGCCGTTTCCGTAATATGCCGTTCAATCTGACCAATCGTCACTGCGCCATCGTGGTCGTTTAAAGTACAAGCTTGTTCACACAAACGGTCCTGCGGGCAAACTCGGCCACATATCTCTGGCAAACTACTGGTTTGGTGGGATAACTCAGCTGCTTCATGAATACGGCCCTGATGAGCCAATGAAATCCATTTCGGGATAGCGTTATGTAGCGGGCAGGTCCACTGACAGATGGTTTTATCACCGCAATTTAAACAACGTTCAGCCTGCTCATGGATTTGGCCTTCGGTGAACGGCAGATAGATCTCGGCAAAACTTGCCTTACGCTCCGCCAGTGGGATTTTTTTAGGCTCAAGGCGCGGTGTTCGTGGCCGCTGCAATAGATTAACCGGTGCCACATCACGAATATTTTTGCTCAGTGGGCTGAATGAGTGCGCCGCGCCAGCAGAAGTAGCACTACTGAACAAACGGCCATTGTGCTCATTCAATGCGGTGCGCTGGCGCTTTTGCTGCTGTTGCCGGAGTAGATAATGTTGATCAACCAGTGTCAGGGCCTGCGTCGGACAGGTTTTGATACAAGCAGGGCCATCAGGCTGATCAATACAAAGGTCGCATTTCTGTGCTTCAGTACGTTGATAGGCATCGGCCAGACGATGACTCGCAGGTTGTACCGTCTCGGTCACCACCGTCATCATGCCAAACGGGCAGGCGATCATGCAGGTTTTGCAGCCGATACATTTTTCCTGAATAACCTGAACACTGTTATTTAACTCAACGATGGCACCATTCGGGCAAGTGCTGGCACAAGGGGCATCTTCACAATGGTGACAAAAGACCGCAGTGGCACTTTGGTTACCTTTAAATACTTTCACCCGAGGTGTGAAATAGTCAGGTTTATCAGGGAATGTCCCCTCATGATGAGCGACCACACAAGCTACTTCACAGCTCCGACAGCCAATACAACTTTCGGCGTCAGCCACAATAAATGGATTCATCTTATTTCTTCCCAGAAGTCACGCCATTGCCGGATAAATAATTATTATTTGCAACAACTATTCACAACTCTATCAAATCATTAACCTTACAAACATAGTGTCTATAATATTGTATTATTACAATTAATTTTTAATGCAAAAGAATCGTGCCATTGCTGATATTTCGGGATAATTAAATAGGCAAATGCACGAAGATAAAGAGTAATAAATAGCGGGAAGAATCGATTAATCACAGTTATTTTACCCAGTTATTTACAATAATAAAGAGATTTAACTCGGACAATGTTAATTAGATGTTTATTTACCCCATCTGAATACTAAAGATAATTTTGATCTAGATCAGTTTATTATCAGGATTAAAAATAATCTCATTGGGATATAACCAAACTAGTTGCTGTTGCGGTAAGACCGCTCGCACCGTCGCAACCTCAAGTCCGACGGGTATTTGTGATGATAACCCCACTTCGCTGTACAGCCACACAACAATTAAATAATTTAGCCGCATTTTTTTGGGCCTATGCACAATGCGAATTATTTCTCCGCTCCATATAATGTATCTGGCGCTAACGAAGACATTTATGAAAATTGATTTTTTTATTTATATAACACCAAATAAAAAATAGGTTATTGCATCTCATTCATAACGAATTTAAATGCGGCAACCTAAATAATGATTATAGAGGGTATAAAAATGAGTCTGGAAGCCGCTGTGACTGAAAAACGGACCCACGTCCGATATATAATATTATTGATTATCTTTATTGTGACTGCAATTAACTATGCTGACCGGGCAACATTGTCAATTGCAGGCACCGAAGTGGCAAAAGAATTGCAATTAGATGCTGTTGCAATGGGTTATATCTTCTCAGCCTTTGGTTGGGCTTACCTGCTAATGCAAATACCGGGTGGTTGGTTATTAGACCGCTACGGCTCCAAGCGGGTCTACACCTATAGCCTGTTCTTCTGGTCGTTATTTACCTTTACGCAAGGGTTTGTCGACATGTTCCCGATAGCGTATGCCGCTATCTCCATGTTTATCATGCGCTTTATGTTAGGTTTCTCTGAAGCCCCCTCTTTCCCGGCTAACGCCAGAATTGTCGCGGCCTGGTTTCCAACCAAAGAAAGAGGCACCGCTTCAGCCATTTTTAACTCTGCACAATACTTCTCTCTGGCCCTTTTCTCTCCGTTATTAGGTTATTTAACCTTTGCCTGGGGCTGGCAGCATGTATTTACTGTGATGGGCGGGCTAGGTTTCGTATTAACCATTGCCTGGGTTAAATTTATCCATAACCCGACCGATCACCCGGGTATGTCTGCATCTGAACTTGAATACATAAAACAAGGTGGTGCTGTTGTCGATATGGACCACAAGAAACCTGACGGTCATAAAAGCGGTCCTAAATTAGATTATCTGAAGCAATTATTGGCTAGCCGAATGATGTTAGGTGTCTTCTTTGGTCAATACTTTATTAATACCATTACCTGGTTCTTCCTAACCTGGTTCCCCATTTATTTAGTACAAGATAAAGGGATGTCTATTTTAAAAGTGGGGATGGTGGCCTCTATCCCGGCATTGTGCGGATTTGCCGGTGGTGTATTAGGTGGCGTATTCTCTGACTCACTCATTAAACGTGGTCACTCTCTGACTTTTGCCCGTAAAGTCCCTATCGTGTTAGGTATGTTATTGGCATCAAGCATTATTCTGTGTAACTACGTCGATAGTGACGTAGTGGTGGTCGCACTGATGGCATTGGCCTTCTTTGGTAAAGGTTTCGGTGCATTGGGCTGGCCAGTTATTGCTGATACCGCACCAAAAGAAATTGTTGGTTTATGTGGCGGATTATTTAACGTATTTGGTAACGTCGCCTCTATTGTCACACCGCTGGTTATCGGTTATCTGGTGAAAGAATTACACTCCTTTAATGCCGCATTAATCTTTGTTGGATGCTCTGCCATTATGGCTATGTTCTGCTACTTATTTGTTGTAGGCGATATCAAACGTCTGGAATTGAAAACATCTTAAGGGAATAACAATAGGTGCCTCTTATGGGGCACTTGTTGTTTGAAATATAGCGACAGGACACCTAATGAAAATAGTCATCGCACCAGACTCTTATAAAGAAAGTTTATCGGCAATAGCAGTAGCTCAGGCTATTGAACAAGGTTTTAGAGAAATATTCCCTTATGCTGAATACATCAAGATCCCCGTGGCTGATGGTGGTGAAGGCACTGTCGACGCCATGATCAGCGCAACCGGCGGCCAAAAAATCATGACTGATGTTACCGGGCCGCTGGGTAATAAAATCCAGGCTTTCTGGGGATTATCAGGTGATAGGAAGTCGGCTTTTATTGAGATGGCAGCGGCCAGCGGACTGGAATTGGTCCCTCCCGAATTGAGGAACCCGTTAAATACTACCTCCTACGGTACCGGTGAATTAATCCGTGCGGCGCTGCAAACAGGCGTGCGTCATATTATTATCGGTATCGGTGGCAGTGCCACCAACGATGGCGGTGCAGGTATGGTACAGGCGCTAGGAGCCAAATTGCGTAACGCCTACGGCGCAGAGATTGATTTTGGTGGCGGCAGTTTACATAACATTGCCTCGATAGATGTGTCGCAGCTGGACCCACGCCTTAAAGATTGCCGCATTGAAGTCGCTTGTGATGTGACCAATCCGCTGACCGGTGAGCAAGGTGCTTCCGCTATTTTTGGCCCACAGAAGGGGGCTACGGCCGCAATGATTGTGATACTGGATAATAACCTGGTCCATTACGCGCAGATGGTTAAACAATATCTGGGAATAGACGTAGATAGGATACCCGGCGCGGGGGCCGCTGGCGGTATGGGGGCCGCATTGTTAGCATTTTGCGGTGCACAGTTGCGCCAGGGCGTGGAGATAGTCGCTGAAGCATTAGACCTGGAAACCTATATCAAAGACTGTCATTTCGTTCTGACCGGTGAAGGCCGGATAGACAGCCAAAGTATCAATGGCAAAGTCCCGGTCGGTGTCGCTCGATTAGCCAAAAAATACAATAAACCAGTGATTGGTATTGCCGGCAGCCTGGCTACCGATGCCAACATTGTTCATCAACATGGTGTTGATGCTATTTTCAGTATTATTTACCATATTTGTACACTTGACGATGCACTCTCTCAGGCAACTGAAAATATCAGAACTGCTTCTCGCAATATCGCCTCTGTTATTAATATTGGCATAGCCTCATTTGATATCAAAGCATCATTTGATATCAAAGCATCAGCATAATAAAAGCCCGCGTACCCCTTTTTAACATAGCCCTTTGTCGAAGGGCTTTTTTTATATGCATTTTTAATGTCAAAGTATGTCGGCGATAAATGACCTTTTCGTGATAATGCTCACCTGCTTTTGGGCTTGCGAACAAAAATAGGCATTAAACCCATTAGCATCTAGGTCATCCGCACAATGCCTTGCTCTTTTTAGCGGCGTATACTTATTTACAAGCTAGTGAGCATTATGTTTAAGACAAATAATGGCTGTATTGATAAAAATAACAGTTATGTTATCAACATAATTATCGTACCCAAAAAAATTAAAGGGTATATAAGGGAAATATTATGAGCATTTGTAATAGTCCTGTAGACAACCCGCTTTATATTAAAGTACAGGACGCGGATAATGTTGCCATTGTGGTTAATAACAATGGCCTATGTGCTGGCACTCGGTTTAAATGTGGCCTTGAACTTATTGAGCATGTGCCACAAGGCCATAAAGTGGCTTTGGTCGATATTCCTAAAGGCGGCCCAATCATTCGTTATGCTGAGGTGATTGGTCTGGCAGTGCGGGATATCGCTCGCGGCGGCTGGATAGATGAATCGTTGGTTGAATTACCTGCCGCACCTGCACTGGAGACCTTACCCCTTGCCACCGCAGTCCCCGAGGCTCTGCCACCACTGGAAGGTTATACCTTTGAGGGCTATCGCAACGCTGACGGCAGTGTCGGGACCAAAAACCTACTCGCGATTACCACCAGCGTACATTGCGTCGCTGGCGTGGTGGATTATGTGGTCAATATCATTGAGCGCACCCTACTACCCAAATATCCCAATGTCGATGGCGTAGTTGCACTGAATCACTTATATGGCTGTGGAGTGG includes:
- a CDS encoding oxidoreductase FeS-binding subunit, translated to MNPFIVADAESCIGCRSCEVACVVAHHEGTFPDKPDYFTPRVKVFKGNQSATAVFCHHCEDAPCASTCPNGAIVELNNSVQVIQEKCIGCKTCMIACPFGMMTVVTETVQPASHRLADAYQRTEAQKCDLCIDQPDGPACIKTCPTQALTLVDQHYLLRQQQQKRQRTALNEHNGRLFSSATSAGAAHSFSPLSKNIRDVAPVNLLQRPRTPRLEPKKIPLAERKASFAEIYLPFTEGQIHEQAERCLNCGDKTICQWTCPLHNAIPKWISLAHQGRIHEAAELSHQTSSLPEICGRVCPQDRLCEQACTLNDHDGAVTIGQIERHITETALATGWRPDMSQVKPTGKRVAIIGAGPAGLGCADILVRNGITPVVFDRYPEIGGLLTFGIPAFKLEKGVMTRRREIFSEMGVEFCLNTEIGRDITMESLLSDFDALFLGVGTYRSMRSGLENEDAQGVYDALPFLIGNTQHLMGYAGSGAHPYVSMENQRVVVLGGGDTAMDCVRTSLRHGASSVICAYRRDEKNMPGSKREVKNAREEGAEFMFNLQPQKIEVDEQGQVTGIKMVRTEMGQADAKGRRQARPITGSEHIIPADAVIMAFGFSPHRMSWLAEHNVVLDKQGRVVAPTISGYPYQTSNPKIFAGGDIVRGADLIVTAIAEGRKAAESIAYYLNVL
- a CDS encoding MFS transporter → MSLEAAVTEKRTHVRYIILLIIFIVTAINYADRATLSIAGTEVAKELQLDAVAMGYIFSAFGWAYLLMQIPGGWLLDRYGSKRVYTYSLFFWSLFTFTQGFVDMFPIAYAAISMFIMRFMLGFSEAPSFPANARIVAAWFPTKERGTASAIFNSAQYFSLALFSPLLGYLTFAWGWQHVFTVMGGLGFVLTIAWVKFIHNPTDHPGMSASELEYIKQGGAVVDMDHKKPDGHKSGPKLDYLKQLLASRMMLGVFFGQYFINTITWFFLTWFPIYLVQDKGMSILKVGMVASIPALCGFAGGVLGGVFSDSLIKRGHSLTFARKVPIVLGMLLASSIILCNYVDSDVVVVALMALAFFGKGFGALGWPVIADTAPKEIVGLCGGLFNVFGNVASIVTPLVIGYLVKELHSFNAALIFVGCSAIMAMFCYLFVVGDIKRLELKTS
- a CDS encoding glycerate kinase codes for the protein MKIVIAPDSYKESLSAIAVAQAIEQGFREIFPYAEYIKIPVADGGEGTVDAMISATGGQKIMTDVTGPLGNKIQAFWGLSGDRKSAFIEMAAASGLELVPPELRNPLNTTSYGTGELIRAALQTGVRHIIIGIGGSATNDGGAGMVQALGAKLRNAYGAEIDFGGGSLHNIASIDVSQLDPRLKDCRIEVACDVTNPLTGEQGASAIFGPQKGATAAMIVILDNNLVHYAQMVKQYLGIDVDRIPGAGAAGGMGAALLAFCGAQLRQGVEIVAEALDLETYIKDCHFVLTGEGRIDSQSINGKVPVGVARLAKKYNKPVIGIAGSLATDANIVHQHGVDAIFSIIYHICTLDDALSQATENIRTASRNIASVINIGIASFDIKASFDIKASA